ATTCCGATGATCTTCTCACGCAACACCGTCTTGAGCCGCGCGACGTTCTTTCGAATTACACGCAGCCGAAGCGGATCTTCGAGAGTCTCCGTTCCCGCGCGAAACTTGAGACGAAACCGTTCCTCTTCCATTTCAGAGATGCGGGCGAGAATGTCCGCCTCGCCCATCTCGCGAATATCCTTACTCAGCATCTGTATGCGCCTCCTCACGAGCCACGAACTTCGTTTTCACGCCGAGCTTGGCACCGGCGAGCGCCATCGCCTTCTTCGCTATCTCGGGCGTCACGCCTTCGAGCTCGAACATCACACGGCCGGGCTTCACCACCGCCACCCAACCCTCAGGTGATCCCTTACCCTTGCCCATGCGCGTCTCGGCAGGCTTTTTGGTGATCGGCTTGTCGGGGAAAATCCTGATCCACACTTTTCCGCCACGCTTGATGTGGCGCGTAAGAGCCACACGAGCCGCTTCGATCTGACGGTTGGAAATCCATCCTGGCTCGAGTGCCTGCAGGCCGTACGCGCCGAACGCCACGGTCGAGCCGCGCGTCGCAAGGCCCTTCATGCGCCCCTTGAACATCTTTCGGAACTTCACTCTCTTCGGACTCAGCATCGCTTCGTTCTCCTAGACGCCGGTCGAGTAGGTCTTGCCGCGACGGTCTTCGACAATCTCGCCCTTGAAGATCCAGACCTTCACTCCAATGGTGCCGAAGGTGGTCTTCGCCGTGGATGTCGCGTAATCGATGTCGGCCCGAAGCGTGTGCAAAGGCACGCGCCCTTCGTGGTAACCCTCGGTTCGCGCGATTTCAGCGCCACCCAGACGTCCGCCGCACTTGATCTTGATTCCACCGGCGCCCATTCGCATGGTGCTCTGCACCGCGCGCTTCATGGCTCGGCGGAACGAGATGCGCTGCGCAAGCTGATTGGCGATGTTGTCCGCCACCAGCTGCGCGTCGAGCTCCGGACGCTTTATCTCTTCGACATTGATACCGACTTCCTTGCCACTGATCTGCGCCAGCTCGTCGCGAAGCTGATCGACTTCGGTGCCCTTCTTACCGATGACGACGCCCGGACGTCCGGTGTGAATCGTGACGACGACCTTGCCCGGCTTCCGCTCGATGCGGATGTCCGCGATCGCAGCATGCCCAAGACGCTGCTTGAGATAGTTGCGAAGCAGCTCGTCCTCGCGCAGCAGCGCTGGAAAGTCACGGTTGTTCGCGTACCATGTGGAGCGCCACGTCTTGGATATTCCAAGACGGAAGCCGATCGGATGTGTCTTCTGTCCCATTACTTGCCTTCCTTCGCGCCGACGACAATGTGGATGTGGCTCGTGCGCTTCTGAATTGGAGTTGCGCGCCCCTGGGCCGCGGGCATGAACCGCTTGATCTTCGGACCTTCGTTTACAATCGCGTGCTTGATGAAAAGCGTATCGACGTCCAGTGACTCATTCGCTTCACGCGCCTTGTACTCGGCATTTGCGACCGCGCTGTTCAGCGTCTTTGCGATCTGAACCGCAGCGTGCTTCTTGGAGAACTTGAGAAGGCCAAGTGCCTCATTCACGTTCTTGCCGCGAATCTGATCGATCACGAGACGCATCTTGTACGGCGACTGGCGTGTGCCACGCTGAATTGCGCGGACATCGGCCATTACAGGAGCGGACTTCGCCACCTTGCGAGCGCCCGTCTTCTTCGTCGTCGTTTTCCGGGCGCCCGTCGCTCCGGCTGTCGACTGCTTAGCCGCGGTCTTGCGGGCGGCGGATTTTCCGGTGCTCGCTTTCTTCTCCGCGCCCCCAGTTCCCTTCCTGCCTCCCTGCTTACGCGCCGCCATCGCTACTTCCCGCCCTTGTTCGGCACGCCGCCAGCCTTCTTGTCGGTGGCCTTCGATCCGGTATGGCCACGAAACAACCGCGTCGGCGAAAACTCGCCAAGCTTGTGGCCGACCATGTTCTCCGTGACGTACACTGGAATGAACTTGTTGCCGTTATGCACCGCGAAGGTGTGGCCGACGAAGTCAGGGATGATGGTGCTCGATCGCGCCCAGGTCTTGATCACCCGCTTCGCGTTGTTCGAGTTCATCGTGTCGACTTTTTTCAGCAGCGCGTCCTGAATGAACGGCCCCTTTTTAACGCTTCTCGCCATTTACGATATCCGTTGTTTGTGGCTACTTCGTCGCTTTGCCGCGCTTGCGGCCGCGTACGATGAGACGCTCTGACGGCTTCTTCTTGTTGCGCGTCTTCACGCCTTCCTTATTCCCCCACTTGTCCACGACGTTGCGTCCACCGCGCGTACGTCCACCGTGCGGGTGATCGACCGGGTTCATGACTTCACCGCGAACCTTCGGGCGCTTGCCAAGCCACCGGCTTTTGCCGGCTTTTCCGTGCGAGAGCAACTCGTGCTCGGAGTTGCCGACGACACCGATAGTCGCGAGGCAGCTGCCGTGGATGAGACGCATTTCGGTCGAGCGCATGCGAACCGTGACGTAATCGCCTTCCTTGGCGACGACCTCGACCGACGTCCCCGCGGATCGTGCGACCTGGCCGCCCTTGCCCGGCTTCAGCTCGACGTTGTGCACGTCGGTACCCAGCGGTACTTCACGAAGCGGAAGCGCATTGCCCAGCCGTGTGTCAACCCCGGAGCCCGAGACAATCTTGTCCCCAACCGAAAGACCTTTCGGATGCAGCACGTAACGCTTGTCACCATCCTCGTAGACCACGAGCGCAATCCGCGCCGAGCGGTTTGGATCGTACTCGATGTGCTCCACCGTCGCCTGCATGCCGTGCTTGTTGCGCTTGAAGTCGATGATGCGGTACTGGCGCTTGTGACCGCCGCCGATGCGGCGCATCGCGATGTGACCATGATTGTCGCGTCCGCCCGATTTCTTGAGAGGCGCGGTAAGCGACTTCTCAGACGTCGTGCGCGTAATCTCGGCGAAATCCGAAACGCTGCGGAAACGCGAGCTCTTGGTCACTGGCTTGAACTGACGAACTCCCATGACCTAACCCTCGAAGATGTCGATGGAATCACCGTCGCGAAGCTTGACGATGGCCTTCTTCCAATGCGGCCGCCGACCGGCGGACTTGCCAACCTTGCGAGCTTTGCCACGCTGGTTGGATGTCCAGACACCGGTGACTTTCACGCCGAACAGCTGCTCGATAGCAGTCCTGATGGACGTCTTCGTCGAGTCACTGGCGACGCGGAACGTGTATTCGCCGCGCTCCTGGTACGCCACCGATGACTGCTCGGTGACGATCGGGCGGACGACCGTGCGATAAAGTGAGCTCACTGTCTACCTCCCCTTCTTCTTGGCCACGCGCTTCGTGGTTTTCTTTGCGACGCGTTTCGTAGCTGGCTTCTTCTTGGCCGCGGTTTTCTTCGCAGCCGTCTTGCGGCCGACAGTCTTCGCCACCGCCTTCCGGGTTGCCTTTCGCGCCGTCCTGGTCGCCTTCTTTGCGGTCCGCGCAGTTTTCTTCGCGGCCGTAGTAGTCTTGGTCGCGGATTTCGTGACCTTCTTTGCCGCTCTCGTGCGCTTTGCAGACTTCTTTCGCGCCGGTTCCGCCTTTACCGCTATTTCCGCCTTGTCTGCTCTTTCCCCTTGAGCTTCCTCGGTGGTCTCGGTGGTCTCGGTGTCCGTAACACCCGCCCCAAACGCTCCAGACTCGACGATCACCACGTCCGACCAAAGCAGGTGATATGTCGACACATCCGAGTACGGGAGCACGTGAGTGCGGGGCAGGTTCCGCCCGCTCATGTAGACGTTCGGATTCACTCCATCGGTCAGGATGAGGACTTTCCTGTCCCCGACGCCGAGCGTGTTCAGCAGGCCGAGCAGCTGGGAGGTCTTGGGAGACTTGTAATCGAATGCGTCGATGACGATGACCGCGTTCTCGCGAGCGCGGGCATTGAACGCGCTCTTCCGGGCAAGTGCTCTGACTTTGCGCGGGACCGATTGCGCGTAGCTGCGCGGCGTCGGGCCGAACACGGTGCCACCGCCAACCCACTGCGGCGCGCGGATTGAACCCTGTCGCGCACGACCGGTGCCCTTTTGCTTCCAGGGCTTGGCATTGCCACCGATCACGAAACCGCGGGTCTTGGTCGAAGCGTTGCCTTGGCGCTGGTTCGCGAGGTACGCTTTGACCGCCTGGTGCATCACCGGCATGTTGATCGTACCGTCGAACAGATCGCCGGGCAGTGCGAACGCATCGCGCGCACCACCCGCGGAATCGTATGAGGCTGCATTCATTGAAGTATTCTCGGCCATTCCTCTAACCCTGCTTCTTCACGAGAACGATGCCGTTGGTGGGGCCGGCGATCGAGCCGCGGATGTAGATCAGATTCCGTTCGGTGTCGATCTTCTCGATGCGGAGGTTCATCTGCGTGTGGCGGTGATCGCCGTAGTGACCGGGCATGTGCTTGCCCTTGATGACTCGTGACGGATTCGTGCCCGCGCCGATGGAACCCGGCCGGCGGTGCTTGGTGTTACCGTGGGTATTTGGCCCACCGTGCATGCCCCAGCGCTTCACCACGCCCTGAAATCCGCGGCCCTTTGAAGTACCGGTGACCTTCACCTCGTCGCCGATCGCAAAGATTTCGACCGTCACCTTGTCGCCAAGTGCGTACGTGGGAATTTCTGCATTCTTGCCGCCCGGGCCGTCGTCGATCCGGAAGCTGCGGAGCACACGCGGCGCGGTGGTGAGACCAGCCTTCGCGGCGTGACCCACTTCAGCCTTGTTCGCCCTGCGGCCGCGTGGAGTGCGCTCGTTTTTCTTCGACTCGCGCGCCAGGCGCTGCTCGCCATAACCCAGCTCGACTGAGGCGAAGCCCGCCTTCTCCTTCTCGATCACCTTGGTGACCGGGTTGGGCGGCGCTTCGACGACCGTGCACGGGATCTGCTGGCCGAGTGCGTTGAAGATCTGGGTCATCCCGACCTTCTTTCCAATTATGCCAATCATCGTTCTCTACTCGACCTTGATTTCGACGTCGACGCCAGCCGGGAGATCCAGCTTGGTGAGCGCATCGACTGTCGCAGCGCGGCTGTCGAGAATGTCGATGAGCCGTTTGTGCGTCTTGAGCTCGAACTGCTCGCGGGATTTCTTGTCCACGTGCGGGGAGCGCAGCACCGTCCAGCGCTTTGTCTTCGTCGGGAGCGGAATGGGCCCCGATACCTGAGCACCCGTCTTTTCCGCCGTACGGACGATGTCTGCTGACGCCTGGTCGATCACTGCGTGATCGAACGCCTTGAGACGGATGCGAATTCTGCCTGCCATGTGGATTGACCTCGGGATAGCTTCACTGCGTGATGGCGCTTGCTCTGGCCACATTCAACAAAAACGCGGCTGGACCTGGCGCCCTATAAAGGGCCGGTATCCATCCGCTGCCGCCGGGTGCACCCGCAACTGGAACGCGGATGGGGACTCGAGGCGCGCCGGTGTTCGTAGCTTCCGGCGTTGAGTTGTGGTGTAGCCTTATCAATTTACTCGGCTTCGGATGGGAGTCAATGGACGGGGTGTCAATAGTCATACGCCGTTAGAAGTGTCACCCATCAATCTGGCTGTATGTAGTCCGGAGTAATCCGCAGCGGTTCGTAGCGGCCGGTATTGACAGTGAACTGAGAACCCATAACAGGCCATGAATTCTCAGTACGAAGTCCCTCTTTGAGATCCGAACTCGGCCCCGACGCTTGCCGATTGCACTCCGGGCTTTAATGGAGCGATCGATCCACGCGCCCTGAATTCACTGCCTTGTCTTAACAGATGCTGTTGGACAATCCACCGCTAACTGTTGAGTTGTCCTGCCCAGCCACCCTCAACCGGCCGGGTCGTTGAGTCGGCCCATCAGAGCCGCCATGTTGGCCCTGACAACTACGGTCAGCAGCTCGCGTGCCGTCTCCGACGAAAAAACCCTCTGATTCACCGTAGCGCGCCCGGCAAGCGCTGTCCCGGCGATACTGGCTACCGCGCTTCGCATGACCATCACCGGGGCCCCTTCCGGAACGGTGGGCAGTCCGGCCCCCACAATCACGAGACGGACATTCTTCTCGAGTCCCGCGGGAGCAAAAATGGTGTGGAGGGCTTCGCCGAATCTCGGATCGGTAGCCAGGAAGTAGACCGGCCCCTTTTTGAGGCTCTGGGTGAGATTGCTCATGATATCCCTCCGCAGCCGCGTGACCACGACCGGCTTTCGCCACTTGGCTCCGAGTTGTTGCGCAAGCGTCGCGTGCAGGGACGTGGCGACGATCAGGTCTGTTCGCGTCAGCGTTGTCTGAGCTGCCCGGCCCTCTAAGGTTTCCGCGTCGATCGAGTCGCTCTCGATACCGTAGTCCTCTCTGAGCTCCGAATACAGTTCGTGATATTGGTCATGATTTCCGGTAATACATGCGGCCCGCATGCGGAGAGTTTCGAGGCACCGGCGGACGCGCTCCGGAAACCCAATCGGCGGGATCTCGCGGCCACGTGCCTCCACGAGCACCTCGACCAACCAGCCGGCGAGCTGCGTGAGCATCGCACCTTCAGGCACCCGCGCGGCCGCAATGTAGATTCCGGACCGCTCCCGGCGCTCTATAAGGCCTTCGGTTTCGAGGGTGCGGTAGGCCGCCATCGCGGTTCGTGGCGCGACCCCAAACTCCTCGGCGATGTCACGCGTACTCGCAAAGCGGTCTCCAGGGCTCAATATGCCCAGATGAAGCCCGCTTACGATCCGCTGTCGAAGCACATCGGTGATCTCTCTGCGTTGATCCATCAAGTCATACCTCTCCGCTTGGTGGGCACTGCGTTTCAAAGTGTAAATAGCTTGCAGGGGCGATATCGCTCACCCCTCGTTACATCACCAGATCCGCTAATTCATCCCAATCTGATACACTTCTACATCACCAGAATGGCCCGTCACTTGCAAATGCGTTGCAGGGTTCCCCCATTCGCGCGCCGCTGCGACACCATGGGTACCCCAGACTTCGCCAGCACCCACTTCAAAGGAGGCCACATGCTCACGATTCAGACTCGACGCTTGACTCGTCCGATGTTTTTTGCTTCGATCATCGCGATGGCAGGATGTGCATCGGGAACACAAGGCGGTTCCGGCGGAGGCGTCAATGGCATGGCCAATATGCTCTCATCGTGGCCGGAGAAGCAGCGCGAGACAATCACGATGATGACGACAAAATACGGACAGCCGGCCGTGATTGCCGATCGCATGGTCGTCTGGCATGGCACGGGTCCCTTTACGAGCACCATGGTACTTCGCGATGCCGTGCCTCACAACTTTCCGATGCCGCACATGGACTATCTAACCCAGACGGTGAGACACACAGTGCCGTCGGGCAAGGTGAATCAACTCCACGAATACGATGGCAGCGTCTGGGTACACCGCACACGAGGGGAGATGTCGGCACAGTGCGATCTCGAGCCGATGAACTTCCTGGCTCTCAACCTCGCGCACGATATCATCACTGGGCAGCGGACCGTGGCCGACGCACGGGCCTTCTACGCGAAAACAGCGATGGCATTCAAGGGGGGCGACCGCTCGAGTCCCTATGTCAACGGCCTGCGGTTCCAGGCGGAACCAGGTGCAGCAGATCCGGACAAACCGCACAGTATGTGAGACGAAACCCGACAGCCGCTGGACTTGACTGAACTGCTCGCGGAGGCGCCGACGCTCGGTGAACCCAGTCACGCAGGTGTCGGTATTTTTTCACATTCGAGGAGGAAGCATGAAAACCGGAAGAGCTATCCTCGCCGGCGCGATCGGCGGTCTCGTGATGACGGCGCTCGCCTGGACAGCACGACAGCTCGGCATGGATCTGAACGCTGAAATGATGCTCGGCACCATGGTCGTGAGCCCGCCCGGCGGTGCCGCGTGGCTCGCGGGTTTCGTAATGCATATGGTGCTATCGGTTCTGATCGCACTCATTTACGCATGGGGATTCGAGCGTGTAACTCATCGCGCCGGCGTTGGGATCGGGCTGGCGTTCGCTTTGGTGCACATCGTCATCGCCGGAATGGTGATGGGGATGATTCCGGCCGTGCATCCAATGATTCCCGAGCAAATGCCAGCTCCTGGAGCATTCCTCATGAACATGGGAGCGGTGTTCACCGCGTTGTTCGTTGTCGAGCACCTGCTTTATGGAGCGGTCGTCGGCGGTATGTACGGTGCGGTAGAGAATCCACGGCGAGTCGGTACGAATGTACCGGGTACGGTATCCTGAATCGCGCCGGATCATCGGCGAGGCCCGATCAAGGCCTCACGATGACTCACCAGGGACTCTCACTTCTGCGCCTCAGAACGTCAGTCCGATGGCGCCGCTCATGTTCGATTCGTTCATACGATTCGATCAGCGCGCCGAAGACCCTTCGTGGCCGAGTGGGGCGATCCTGTCTCATTCCCCCCCCCGGTATCGCGGCTACTGCGAAACTCTATTTGCGAGCGTCGCACACCGGAACGCCGTTCCGGGAGCGGGCGTATCCGACCATCAGAGCATCCACCGTCACAAGCGGAATCCCGTGTAACTGCGCTGACGAAATCAGTATCCTGTCAGCGGGATCACCGTGGAGCTCGCCTTGCAGCTGCGCGCTGAGAATCAGAATCGTCCGATCAGTCGGCAGATAGCTGACGCCTGGCGCGTTCTCAGCCTGGCGAAGCCATATCGCCGGATCGAGCGATAGCAATAGTTTCCCCTTCGCGGCCTTCACGGCCACTTCCCAAAAGGATATGTCGGAGACGTAAAGCTGTCTGGATGCAGCGGCCCGTTCCATGAGGGCGACCGATTTCGGTGACATTCGGCCGATGTTGCCTTCGAGCATCCACACCCACATGTGGGTGTCGAGCAGAAGTGGACCATCGTAGTCAGGCCGGGCGGCCGGTCGCCACACCATATCGCCACGGGGTTTCCCGCGGGTGTCCCTTGTTTTCGCGGTGACTCCGGTCTCAGCCAGCGGCCAGCGGATCGGACACCGACTCGGTCCATGCCTCGAAGTCCGGCTTCACAATGTCACGTGAGTCGAGGACCGTCCCACGCAGGAAACCGAATGGGCTCGGCGACACGGAGTCGACCGGGCCGAGCTTTGCAACCGGCTTGCCCCGCTTGGTGACGATGTACTCAGCGTGACGCTCCTTGACCTTGTCCATCAATTCGAGACATATGGCCTTGAACTCACCCGCGGCTATTGTCGGCGTCTGGGGCTTGCGGGTCACTTTCGGCTTGGTTTGGCGCTTCTGGCTCACGGAAACCCTGGATGTCTATGGTCATGACATCATAGTCATATTTGCCCGGTTGAAGTTACGCGAGCCTCTGTTTTGCTGTCAACCGTCAACAACGGCGATTCGGCGGTGAGGTGCGTAACAAAAGCGGCATCGCGGGCTCTAGCTCCGGTGGCGGCGTCGGCCGCGGAATCTTCGAAGTAGCGCGCCCTCGGTAACCGCTGCCCTGCCCGCCTCACGTCCCGCGGCGGCACTAAGAGGTAGAACTTTTGACTTGTGAACGCGCGGAGGTCGGCTGAACTCCGACTGGTGGATCTCAGGCTAGCGGAGCCAGCCCCTTCTGGATGGCTGCCGCTCGGGTTGCCGCAAGGGTTGCCGCAAGGGCTGCCGCAAGGGCTGCCGCTCCAGCTCCCTCTGTAATTCCTCGATCCGCGAGGCACCGGCGTCCCCACTCTGTTCCAGCTCCTCGATGCGAGCCGATTGAGCATTCAACTCTCGTTTCAGCGCTTCGGTGACGGGCACCCGGGAGTCAAGATCGCGCCGGAGCGTCTCCATTTCCGCCTCTCGGGCGCTAGAGCTCTGGAGCAGCTCCTGCTGCAGTTCATCAATTCTCGCCTTGCCGGTGTCGAGCTCCGTACGCAATGCATCGGTCTCGATCTCGCGGGCCCGTGAGATTCGCTGCATGTCTTCCTCCAGCTCGGCCATTCTTTGCAGACCCGCGTTCAGTTCCCACTTCAGCGCCTCGTTGTCAGCGTCGCGCGCCCGCAAGGCGAGATGCAACTCTTCTGTCTGAAGCGCCTGAGCGACTGGTGTCTGCTCGTTCAACCTCCGCTGAATTGCTTCGCTCTCGGCTTCCCAGGTGCTGGAGGCACGCTGCAATTCCTCAATCCGGAGAACGCGTTCAGCCAACTCCTGCTTCAGCCCGCCGGCCTCTGCAGCGTGAATATCGCTCTCCCGCTTCAACGCATCGAACTCTGCGGCGCGAACCTCGCTCTCCCGCTTCAACACGTCGAAACCCGCGGCGCGAACCTCGCTCTCCCGCGTCAACGCATCGATCTCCGCGGTGCGAGCATCCAGCTCTGTCTGAAGCGCCTGAGCCAGTGGTGTCTGCTCGTTCAACCTCCGCTGAATCGCTTCGCTCTCGGCTTCCCAGGTGCTGGAGGCACGCTGCAATTCCTCAATCCGGAGAACGCGTTCAGCCAACTCCTGCTTCAGCGCTTCGACCTCTACATCGCGGGCACGTAAGTCACTCTCGAGCTCGCTTATCCGGGATCCACGAACCTCTAGTTCCTTTTTGAGATCATCGATCTCCACTGTGCGGTCGACCAACTCTTTCTGCAGCAGAAGAGCGATGAATGTCTGCTCGTTCATCTTGCGCTGAATTGCATCGCGCGTGGCCTTCAGGGCGCTCGAAGCCCGTTGCAACTCCTCAAGACGGGCCTCGTGAGCCTGATGCTGCTGTTCGAGCGCATTGGCCTCGCTCTTTCGCGCCTCCGAGTCGGGCCGCAACTCCTCGCGCCGCAGTTCCTCGAGCCTGGACTCGTGGGCGGCAACTTCAGACCGCAGTTCCACCGCGAACTTCGCGTGGGCGGCAAGCTCCTGCTGCAGCTCCTCGATCCTTGCGTTGCGGCTGGCGAGCTCGCGGTGCAGCGAGTCGGTCTCGTGATGCAGCTCAGTGAGGAACTCGCGTCGCGCCGTCGCCTTTTCGAGCGCTTCATCAGCCTGCTCAGCGACCTTCAGGTAGGCGCGCGCAAGCTCCGGGAGCGCTTCGCGCGCAAACGCGACGTATTCCTGCTGATAGTCAGCGCATACCTCGCATTTCGTGAGGTCATGCCTGATCGCCGACGACAGTACGTCGAGTTCGAGCGCCTGTTGCGCGAGAGACTGGTGGTTTGTTCCCATGGCGTGAGTGCGGAAGAGTATATCACAAACGTAGCCTTCACGCAACGCCATCCCCGTGGCCGCGGCTCCTCTCGGGGCGGCGGAGCAGTGCTGCAAGTCTCTTGTACTACATGACGGACGACTGTCCCATCCTGCTGCAACACCGCTCGCCAGCTAATGTAATTAACGTATGTTATTAGACCCGGGTGACCCTCTCCTCATCCCGACCGGGGCACTGACCGACTAAGGGAGGCTGGTGTCTGCCGAACCGGCCAGCGCCGCACCCAGCGTCAAGCACCCATTTTCCGGCGATGTCGCGTGAAGTCCAGTCCGTTGCCGTCCAGAACCGATTCGCGGAAATCGGGTGCCCCCAGTGGCTGTCCAGCTGGGTGTGCGGGAATTTGTTCCACACCATTCCGAAGCTGTCCGTATAGTTCGACGCCACGACGAACCGTGGAACGAAGTCCCGCGCTGGACAGTGATGCCGTCGATCCGCCGAGGCAAGCCATCCTGTATGGATGCGTCCGTCGCGGTACTTTGCCTGCTCCCGAAGGAGCTGTTGCCCTGTTTCGGGGCAGCGCAGAAGTTCGGTTAATTCAACGTGGAAGCTTAGCCTGGACTTTGCGACTATTGGCAGTGGCGTTGAGCCGCGATGGAAGCTTC
Above is a window of Gemmatimonadaceae bacterium DNA encoding:
- the rpsJ gene encoding 30S ribosomal protein S10; this encodes MAGRIRIRLKAFDHAVIDQASADIVRTAEKTGAQVSGPIPLPTKTKRWTVLRSPHVDKKSREQFELKTHKRLIDILDSRAATVDALTKLDLPAGVDVEIKVE
- the rplW gene encoding 50S ribosomal protein L23; translated protein: MSSLYRTVVRPIVTEQSSVAYQERGEYTFRVASDSTKTSIRTAIEQLFGVKVTGVWTSNQRGKARKVGKSAGRRPHWKKAIVKLRDGDSIDIFEG
- the rplD gene encoding 50S ribosomal protein L4, with amino-acid sequence MNAASYDSAGGARDAFALPGDLFDGTINMPVMHQAVKAYLANQRQGNASTKTRGFVIGGNAKPWKQKGTGRARQGSIRAPQWVGGGTVFGPTPRSYAQSVPRKVRALARKSAFNARARENAVIVIDAFDYKSPKTSQLLGLLNTLGVGDRKVLILTDGVNPNVYMSGRNLPRTHVLPYSDVSTYHLLWSDVVIVESGAFGAGVTDTETTETTEEAQGERADKAEIAVKAEPARKKSAKRTRAAKKVTKSATKTTTAAKKTARTAKKATRTARKATRKAVAKTVGRKTAAKKTAAKKKPATKRVAKKTTKRVAKKKGR
- the rpsC gene encoding 30S ribosomal protein S3, giving the protein MGQKTHPIGFRLGISKTWRSTWYANNRDFPALLREDELLRNYLKQRLGHAAIADIRIERKPGKVVVTIHTGRPGVVIGKKGTEVDQLRDELAQISGKEVGINVEEIKRPELDAQLVADNIANQLAQRISFRRAMKRAVQSTMRMGAGGIKIKCGGRLGGAEIARTEGYHEGRVPLHTLRADIDYATSTAKTTFGTIGVKVWIFKGEIVEDRRGKTYSTGV
- a CDS encoding type II toxin-antitoxin system prevent-host-death family antitoxin, giving the protein MTRKPQTPTIAAGEFKAICLELMDKVKERHAEYIVTKRGKPVAKLGPVDSVSPSPFGFLRGTVLDSRDIVKPDFEAWTESVSDPLAAG
- the rpmC gene encoding 50S ribosomal protein L29, which codes for MLSKDIREMGEADILARISEMEEERFRLKFRAGTETLEDPLRLRVIRKNVARLKTVLREKIIGIREAGTSASLPKARGAKTRRIRRARTAGTRTSKRAGKNG
- the rplP gene encoding 50S ribosomal protein L16, which gives rise to MLSPKRVKFRKMFKGRMKGLATRGSTVAFGAYGLQALEPGWISNRQIEAARVALTRHIKRGGKVWIRIFPDKPITKKPAETRMGKGKGSPEGWVAVVKPGRVMFELEGVTPEIAKKAMALAGAKLGVKTKFVAREEAHTDAE
- a CDS encoding type II toxin-antitoxin system VapC family toxin, whose product is MVWRPAARPDYDGPLLLDTHMWVWMLEGNIGRMSPKSVALMERAAASRQLYVSDISFWEVAVKAAKGKLLLSLDPAIWLRQAENAPGVSYLPTDRTILILSAQLQGELHGDPADRILISSAQLHGIPLVTVDALMVGYARSRNGVPVCDARK
- the rplV gene encoding 50S ribosomal protein L22 codes for the protein MADVRAIQRGTRQSPYKMRLVIDQIRGKNVNEALGLLKFSKKHAAVQIAKTLNSAVANAEYKAREANESLDVDTLFIKHAIVNEGPKIKRFMPAAQGRATPIQKRTSHIHIVVGAKEGK
- a CDS encoding GntR family transcriptional regulator — protein: MDQRREITDVLRQRIVSGLHLGILSPGDRFASTRDIAEEFGVAPRTAMAAYRTLETEGLIERRERSGIYIAAARVPEGAMLTQLAGWLVEVLVEARGREIPPIGFPERVRRCLETLRMRAACITGNHDQYHELYSELREDYGIESDSIDAETLEGRAAQTTLTRTDLIVATSLHATLAQQLGAKWRKPVVVTRLRRDIMSNLTQSLKKGPVYFLATDPRFGEALHTIFAPAGLEKNVRLVIVGAGLPTVPEGAPVMVMRSAVASIAGTALAGRATVNQRVFSSETARELLTVVVRANMAALMGRLNDPAG
- the rpsS gene encoding 30S ribosomal protein S19; translation: MARSVKKGPFIQDALLKKVDTMNSNNAKRVIKTWARSSTIIPDFVGHTFAVHNGNKFIPVYVTENMVGHKLGEFSPTRLFRGHTGSKATDKKAGGVPNKGGK
- the rplC gene encoding 50S ribosomal protein L3, with protein sequence MIGIIGKKVGMTQIFNALGQQIPCTVVEAPPNPVTKVIEKEKAGFASVELGYGEQRLARESKKNERTPRGRRANKAEVGHAAKAGLTTAPRVLRSFRIDDGPGGKNAEIPTYALGDKVTVEIFAIGDEVKVTGTSKGRGFQGVVKRWGMHGGPNTHGNTKHRRPGSIGAGTNPSRVIKGKHMPGHYGDHRHTQMNLRIEKIDTERNLIYIRGSIAGPTNGIVLVKKQG
- the rplB gene encoding 50S ribosomal protein L2, which encodes MGVRQFKPVTKSSRFRSVSDFAEITRTTSEKSLTAPLKKSGGRDNHGHIAMRRIGGGHKRQYRIIDFKRNKHGMQATVEHIEYDPNRSARIALVVYEDGDKRYVLHPKGLSVGDKIVSGSGVDTRLGNALPLREVPLGTDVHNVELKPGKGGQVARSAGTSVEVVAKEGDYVTVRMRSTEMRLIHGSCLATIGVVGNSEHELLSHGKAGKSRWLGKRPKVRGEVMNPVDHPHGGRTRGGRNVVDKWGNKEGVKTRNKKKPSERLIVRGRKRGKATK